In Verrucomicrobiia bacterium, the sequence GGCATCAAGTTCGATCACACGTTGGGCGAGAGTTTTTACAATCCACGCCTTAAGAGTGTGGTTGAGGAGTTGAAGTCCAAGGGCATCGCTCGCGAGAGTGATGGAGCGATGTGTGTCTTCTCGGATGGTTCCGTGCCTCCGAAGGAAGATGTGTTCCTTATCCAGCGCGATGGCGAGTGGCATCCGAATCCCTGCCTGATCCAGAAGAGCGATGGCGCGGCGAATTATGCCACGACGGACTTGGCCACATTGGAGTATCGTCTGGAAACGTGGTCGCCTGAGGAAATCGTTTACGTGACGGATGGCCGTCAGCAGTTGCACTTCAAGCAAGTGTTCACGGTGTTCCGCCGCTGGCGTCCGGAAGTGAAGACGCAGTTGGAGCACGTTTGGTTCGGCGCGATTTTGGGAGATGACGGCAAGCCCTTCAAAACTCGCTCCGGCGATACGGTGAAGCTGGCCGACTTGCTGGATGAAGCGGAAGAACGTGCGTTCAAAACGGTCTCGGAGAAGAGTCCCGATCTGAGCGAAGCCGAGCGCAAAGAGATAGCCCGTATCATCGGCATCGCCTCCGTGAAATATCAGGATCTGTTGCCGAACCGTCAGAGCGATTACGTGTTTAGCTGGGACAAGATGCTGGCGCTGACAGGTAACACCGCACCGTATCTGCTCTATGCTTATACGCGTATCCGCTCTATTTTCCGCAAGGCAGCGGAGCAGGGGATTGCGGTTGCTCCGGGAGCTTCCATTGAGCTGAAAGCAGCGGATGAACTCGCTTTGGCCAAGCAGCTTTTGAATTTCGGCTTTGTCTTGGAAGGCATGGTGGAAGAATGCCGGCCGAATTATCTCTGCAATTACCTCTACGATCTGGCCGGGCTTTACGCGAAATTCTTCGAAAGCTGTCCTGTTCTGAAAGCTGAAGAGCCCGAACGCAGCAGCCGTTTGCTCCTCTGTGAGGTCACAGCCAAGGTTTTGAAGCAAGGATTGGAAGTGTTGGGTATCGAGACGACCGAGAAGATGTAATTTTCGGTTCGCAAAAATTGCTCTTGGTCTCGTTTGTGCTACTTTAGAAGTTTTTTCTGTTTGAGAATTAGCTTTTTTGCTTCCCGCCGGGTAGTCGCCTGACTAAAAAGGAACTGTGAACTCCCCGGAAACAGGCGTAGGCTTTAAGATTTGGGCCGCTGATGACGTTGTCTATGGACCCGTAGAATTGCCCACTCTTGTCGAGTGGATCCGCGACGAACGTGTGGAGGCAAATACGTGGGTTTATTCCGAGCAGACGGATACGTGGAGCAAGGCTTCCAATGTGCCTGATTTGGGGATGTTTTTCCGGGGGCGTGCAGTTGGAACAGCCAGGGCGGTCTCTGCGGATGGTCCCACTCCTCTCGTTCAAGGCATCCGACCGGGCATGTTGCGCCGGGTGAAAATCTTGGCGGAAATGAACGACCAGCAGCTTGGGCGCTTCGTGCAGTTCATGGAGGTGAAGCAGGTGCGCCAGTTCAACGATGTGGTGAAGCAAGGCGAGCACGGTGACGCCATGTTCCTCATCTTGGAAGGCGAAGTCCGCGTGCGCCTGATGATCGCCCAAAAGGAGACGACTCTGACAACCCTTTCCGCAGGTGAATTTTTCGGTGAGATGACGTTGTTCGATCAAGGGCCGCGTTCGGCGGATGTCGTAGCGAACAACGAAAGCACACTTCTCAAGATTTCCCACTCCGCCTTCGTCAAACTGATTGCAGATGCCCCTGATCTGGCAACGCCATTCCTTCTCGGCATTTGCCGCACCTTGACCGCCCGCATGCGTGCGGACAACAAACGCTATCGCGACACGATCAATTTCGCGCGCGCTTCAGCAAATAAGTAAGTTTTAGGCGACTGCGGAACTTCCGCAGGTTGCTCCAAATGTTTCGGAACAACTGTTGTCCTGTGAACCTTCGCCCTGTATGGTTCCCGGCTCATGTCGGACAAGTCTGGACCAACTATTTTGTGCGCGACGGAACTGGTCGTGCGTCATAACGACCGTTACGTGCTCGATCACGCCTCGCTGAGCATTCACGATGGCGATCGCATCGGCCTCGTGGGGCGTAATGGCTCGGGCAAATCCACCTTCCTCAAGATCATCGCCAAAGAACTCGTTCCCGATGGCGGCGAGGTGACGCAAAAGAAGGATTTGATCGTCGGCTACCTGCCGCAGACGTTCACGCTGGATGAGAATCTAAACGTGCTGGAGAACGTCCGTGCCGGTGCCAAGCGTGTGCTGGACCTGATCGCGGAGTTCGAATCATTGCCGGGTCATTCCAATCGCCATGAGGAGATCGAGGAACACATTCAGCGCATGGACGGCTGGAATCTCGATAACCATATCGAGACGGCGATGGCGAAGCTGAATTGCCCTGCGGGTGATCGTGATATCAAAACACTTTCCGGTGGTGAGAAACGGCGCGTGGCTTTGGCGCGCGCGCTCATCGCG encodes:
- the argS gene encoding arginine--tRNA ligase, coding for MLPSKALEQRLQAAVLAVLPDADVTNVLVRPCQDAKFGDYQTSALMALAKARKANPRQLATDVQAKLQVSDLCAKTEIAGAGFINFYLKPEVLQQSLMGAVKGGHLFFAKAEKPKTVVIDFSSPNVAKPMHVGHIRSTILGDSLARAFRLLGHKVVTDNHIGDWGTQFGMLLLGWKTLLDKAALEKDPIAELERIYKQLSADCKADEAKLEAAKQELVKLQAGDAENLAIWREMIALSQNQFDTIYGRLGIKFDHTLGESFYNPRLKSVVEELKSKGIARESDGAMCVFSDGSVPPKEDVFLIQRDGEWHPNPCLIQKSDGAANYATTDLATLEYRLETWSPEEIVYVTDGRQQLHFKQVFTVFRRWRPEVKTQLEHVWFGAILGDDGKPFKTRSGDTVKLADLLDEAEERAFKTVSEKSPDLSEAERKEIARIIGIASVKYQDLLPNRQSDYVFSWDKMLALTGNTAPYLLYAYTRIRSIFRKAAEQGIAVAPGASIELKAADELALAKQLLNFGFVLEGMVEECRPNYLCNYLYDLAGLYAKFFESCPVLKAEEPERSSRLLLCEVTAKVLKQGLEVLGIETTEKM
- a CDS encoding cyclic nucleotide-binding domain-containing protein; protein product: MNSPETGVGFKIWAADDVVYGPVELPTLVEWIRDERVEANTWVYSEQTDTWSKASNVPDLGMFFRGRAVGTARAVSADGPTPLVQGIRPGMLRRVKILAEMNDQQLGRFVQFMEVKQVRQFNDVVKQGEHGDAMFLILEGEVRVRLMIAQKETTLTTLSAGEFFGEMTLFDQGPRSADVVANNESTLLKISHSAFVKLIADAPDLATPFLLGICRTLTARMRADNKRYRDTINFARASANK